The Allostreptomyces psammosilenae sequence CGGCTCCCCGGGGGTGGAGCGCCCGCTGACCGAGCCGAAGCACTGGCGCCGTGCCACCGGCCGCCTGGTCAAGGTGCGGCTGACGGAGGGCGGCGAGCTGACCGCCCGTGTGCTGGTCGCCGACGAGGACGGGGCCGAGCTGCTGGTGCCGGCGGCCAAGGGACGCGGTGAGCCGACCAGGCGCCGCATCACCTGGCCGGAAGTCGCCCGGGCGCAGGTGCAGGTGGAACTCGACCGCAAGGCAGCCGACCGGGAGATGGCGGCGTACGCCCCCGGGGCCGGCGGCGAGGCGCCGGACGCGGAGCCGGCGGACCTCGACGGCCTCGATGATGTCGACGACCTCGACGGTCTCGAGGAGGACGCCTCCACCGACGACGACGATTTCGACGACGTCGACGACTCCGACGGCACCGCGGACGGGGGCGCCGACCCGGCCGTCGGCGACCGGTCGCCCTCCGCCCGTGGTGACGGGTGACCCCGGCGCCCGGCCCACGAGCACGACCGAGTCCGACCGACCGATTCACCGCCGCGTGACCACACAACCCAACACCATGGAGGAGGCGTAGCCGTGGACATCGACATGAGTGCCCTGCGCGGGCTCGTGCGGGAGAAGGAGATCTCGTTCGACCTGCTGGTCGAGGCGATCGAGGCCGCCCTCCTCATCGCGTACCACCGCACCGAGGGAAGCAGCCCGAAGGCCCGAGTGGAGCTGGACCGCAAGACCGGCCACGTGACGGTCTGGGCCCAGGAGGAGGTGCTGGAGGAGGAGCCGGAGGCCGCCGGCACGTCCGCCGAGGCGGGGGCGGAGGGCCAGGCGGCCCCGTCCGCGCGCCCCGTCCGCCGCGTCCGGGAGTTCGACGACACTCCGTCCGGCTTCGGCCGGATCGCCGCCACCACCGCCAAGCAGGTCATCCTGCAGCGGCTGCGCGACGCCGAGGAGGAGGTCACCTTCGGCGAGTACGCCGGCCGCGAGGGCGACATCGTGACGGGCGTGGTCCAGCAGGACAAGGACCCCCGCAACGTGCTGGTGGACATCGGCAAGCTTGAGGCGGTGCTGCCGCCGCAGGAGCAGGTGCCCGGGGAGAGCTACACCCACGGCACCCGGCTGCGCTGCTACGTCGTCCAGGTCCGGCGCGGTCCGCGGGGCACCTCGGTGACGCTCTCCCGCACCCACCCCAACCTGGTCCGCAAGCTCTTCGCGATGGAGGTGCCGGAGATCGCGGACGGTTCCGTGGAGATCGCCGCGATCGCCCGTGAGGCCGGTCACCGCACCAAGATCGCGGTCTACTCGCACCGCGAGGGCCTGAACGCCAAGGGCGCCTGCATCGGCCCGATGGGCGGCCGGGTGCGCGCGGTGATGGCGGAACTGCAGGGCGAGAAGATCGACATCGTGGACTGGTCGGACGACCCGGCGACGATGGTCGGCAACGCCCTGTCGCCCGCCCGGGTGACCAAGGTGGAGGTCGTCGACCGGGAGGCCCGCTCCGCCCGGGTGACGGTGCCCGACTACCAGCTCTCCCTGGCCATCGGCAAGGAGGGGCAGAACGCCCGGCTGGCGGCCCGGCTCACCGGCTGGCGCATCGACATCCGCCCGGACACCCAGACGTCCGGCGGCGAGGGCTGAGCCCGGCGGCCGGACGGCCCGGGACGGCCGCGGGCGGTCGGGGCGGGCCCGACCGCCCGCGGAAGGAATTCGACGGCACCCCGGTGGCGTTGTGTAGGGTCGGGCGGGGCGATCCCGCCCGGCGCTCATGGCTGACGCGCATGCCGTGGGGTCGTTGTCAGTGGAGGTAGACTTGTCTCTGTCCGGCCGGACACGTGGCCGCGCATGCCCTGAACGCACCTGTGTGGGCTGTCGGCGGCGGTCGGGCAAGGACGACCTCCTGCGAGTCGTGGTGGTCGGGAACGCTGTCGTCCCCGATCCGCGCGGCACGCTGCCCGGTCGAGGGGCGCACCTGCACCTCGACCACAAGTGCCTCGATCTGGCGATCCGCCGCCGGGCTTTCCCGCGGGCCTTCCGGCTCACGGGGGCGCTCGATGCCGCGCGGGTCGTCGCCCATGTCGAGGAGTCGGTCGTCGACACGGAGTCGGCTCCCCCGCGGGAGCGGGCCGGGTGAAGACGCGGGGCGCGTCCGGCGGAATCCTCCGCTCGAGGCGCTCCACCACCGTGCACCGCACGTACGTCAACCAGTACCTCGCGAGTTGGAAGTAGGTCGAGATTGCGATGAGCACTCGATGAGTACGCGATGAGTACGCCCATGAAGTAGCTACGGTCCGGTGGACTACCCGGACCAGAAGGAGCAACGTGGCAAAGGTCCGGGTATACGAGCTCGCCAAGGAGCTTGGTGTCGAGAGCAAGGTCGTCATGGCCAAGCTCCAGGAACTTGGCGAGTTCGTCCGTTCGGCGTCCTCGACGATCGAGGCGCCCGTGGTACGCAAACTCACTGATTCTCTCAAGGGCGACGGCGGCTCCCGAGCCGGCGGCAAGGGCGGCCAGCGCAGGCCGTCGGCCCCCAAGCCCGGTGCTCAGCCGACGCCGGGCCCTTCGGCGCGCCCCGAGGCGGCGTCGCCGGCCCGTCCGGCCCCGGGGCCCCGCCCCGGCCCCGGCGGCCCGCGGCCCACGCCGGGTCCGCGCCCGACTCCCGGCCCGGTGGCTCCGGCCGCGCCGCAGCAGCCGGCCGCGCCGCAGCCCGCGGCGGCCCAGCCGACCGCGGCCACCCCGGCGCAGTTCTCCAGCCGGCCCGGTGAGGCCAGTCCGCGCCCGGCGCCCGCCGCCGCCCGTCCGGGCCCCGGCGCGCCGCGTCCGGGTCAGGGCCAGGGCGGAGCGCGTCCGTCCGACGCGCGCCCCGGCGACCGTGGCCGCGGCGGCGAGCCGCGCGGCCCGCGTCCGGGTGCCGGCACGGGTGCCCCGCGCCCGGGTCAGGGCGCCCCGCGCCCGGGCGGTGCCCGCCCGGCCGGACCGCGTCCCGGCAACAACCCCTTCAGCACCTCCGGCAGCACCGGAATGGCGCGCCCGCAGCCGCCGCGTCCGGCCGGCACGGAGCGTCCCGGCCTCGGCGGGCCCCGTCCGGGTCCCGGCGGCCCGCGTCCCGGCCCGGGTGGCCCCCGTCCGGGTGCCCGTCCCG is a genomic window containing:
- the rimP gene encoding ribosome maturation factor RimP, giving the protein MSTAQTDRLRALLEPITEQRGVDLEDVTVTSVGRRRLLGVVVDADGGVDLDLVAELSREFSDALDAADAMGGAPYVLEVGSPGVERPLTEPKHWRRATGRLVKVRLTEGGELTARVLVADEDGAELLVPAAKGRGEPTRRRITWPEVARAQVQVELDRKAADREMAAYAPGAGGEAPDAEPADLDGLDDVDDLDGLEEDASTDDDDFDDVDDSDGTADGGADPAVGDRSPSARGDG
- the nusA gene encoding transcription termination factor NusA, with amino-acid sequence MDIDMSALRGLVREKEISFDLLVEAIEAALLIAYHRTEGSSPKARVELDRKTGHVTVWAQEEVLEEEPEAAGTSAEAGAEGQAAPSARPVRRVREFDDTPSGFGRIAATTAKQVILQRLRDAEEEVTFGEYAGREGDIVTGVVQQDKDPRNVLVDIGKLEAVLPPQEQVPGESYTHGTRLRCYVVQVRRGPRGTSVTLSRTHPNLVRKLFAMEVPEIADGSVEIAAIAREAGHRTKIAVYSHREGLNAKGACIGPMGGRVRAVMAELQGEKIDIVDWSDDPATMVGNALSPARVTKVEVVDREARSARVTVPDYQLSLAIGKEGQNARLAARLTGWRIDIRPDTQTSGGEG
- a CDS encoding YlxR family protein: MSGRTRGRACPERTCVGCRRRSGKDDLLRVVVVGNAVVPDPRGTLPGRGAHLHLDHKCLDLAIRRRAFPRAFRLTGALDAARVVAHVEESVVDTESAPPRERAG